Genomic segment of Clostridium sp. Marseille-P299:
ATTGAGAAATGACTATAACAAAATTAAATAGATAGAAGGCTTCATGGAGTCGAGAAAGGAATAGTACTCATGTTACCATTTACAAGAAAGAACAGATTACGCATTGCAGTAGTTGGTGCAGTGGTAGGATTAAGTTCATCAGTAGTAGCTCCTAATTTTTTAATTAAGGAGAATACAGTAGAGGCTAGTAAGAAAGCTGCAATCGTTTCACAGCAGCATGATTTGATCGAAGATAATGATAGTGCACTTAGTTTGGCTAGTAATGTTTTAGGTGCTACCAATATTAGTGATTATACTTTAAATAATGTATTAAGAGATTCTAATAATACAGAAAATAATATTACATATAAAGCGAATGATTCAGATAGTAATGTTGATGCGTTGGCGAACAACGAGAATGCAGATGATGTAACAGCTAGTGCAGATGCAAACGAAGCTGAAACTGATAAATCAGCAGACACCAATGAATCAACAGATGAAGAAAATGTAGTATCTACATTATCAACAGAAGATCAAGAGGATGCAGGTGAAGATGTAGTAGATGATGCAGAAGATGGTGAAACTGATGCTGAAACTACAGTAGAAGAAGACCCAGCTCCAATGTTTTATACAATTGGTGTAAAGCATAGCAGCGTAATAGCTATTCAAGAACGATTAATGGATCTTGGTTTTATGGAGTATGCAGAACCAACCGATTATTATGGTACAATTACATCCGAAGCAGTTATGATGTTTCAACGTCAGCAAGACTTAAAGCAAGATGGAATTCTTGGACCAGAGACATATGCAACATTATTATCAGATGATGCGAAACATTATGCAGCAAAGTTGGGTATGGATGGTAATGACATCAAACGTATTCAACAAAGACTTTATGAAATGGGTTACCTTACATCTGCGGATATGGTAACTGGTCATTTCGGGGATGTTACAGAAGCAGCTGTTAAAAAAATGCAAGAAAACAATGGTTTATCTGCTGATGGTAAAGTAGGTGTTCAAACAGTTGAACTTTTATATAGTGAAGCAGCAAAACCAAACCTAATTGTTTATGGAGAAAAATCAGATATTGTGCTTGAAGCTCAAAATAGATTGAAAGAATTAGGTTATTTAACAACTACTCCAGATGGTACATATGGAAATGATACCTTAATTGCAGTTAAGCAATTTCAATCAAGAAATGACCTTATTGTTGATGGTTTCTTAGGACCATCCACAAGACAAGTATTAAATAGTTCTTCTGCAGTTCCTAATGGTTTATCATTAGGTGATAACAGTGATGCAGTTAAACGTGTTCAAGAATTATTAAATAAATATGGATATATATCCTCTAGTAATATGACAGGATATTTTGGTGAGGTAACTGAAGATGCAGTAAAGGCATTCCAGAAAAATAATGGACTTACTGCAGATGGTAACGTTGGCGTTATGACAATGAACAAGTTGACATCAGGTGATGCCACTCCAGCTAGTAGCTCTTCATCTAGCTCCTCAAGTTCAAGTTCCTCTAATAGTAACGCAAGTAACACAAATAGTTCAAGCAGTTCAAGCAGTTCAAACAGCTCAAGTAACTCCAGCAGTAATTCTGGAAGCTCAAGTAGTTCTTCCAGTAGTTCCTCAAGCAGCTCTTCAAGCACTAGCAATTCATCCGTTAGCGCATTGATTAGTATAGCTAAATCAAAGGTTGGAACGCCTTATGTACTTGGTGCAAAAGGTCCAAACGCATTTGACTGTTCTGGATTTATCTACTGGTGCTTAAATCAGGTTGGTATTAAACAAAGTTACTTAACATCAAGTGGCTGGAGAAATGTTGGTAAATATAAGAGAATTTCTAGTTTATCAGATGTTAGAGCCGGAGATATTATTGTAGTAAAAGGCCATGTTGGTATTGCAGCTGGTAATGGTATGGTTATCGATGCATCTTCTTCACAAGGAAGAATTGTATATCGTGATATCAATTCTTGGTGGAGTTCAAGATTTATCGTTGCATGGAGAATCTTTGACTAGATAGTAGAAAAATTGTAAAGAATTAATAATAAAAATTTAATCAATAAAAAAGCAGCAAGGGAAGATGAGCCGACCTCTTAAAGTTAGACATAAATCTAACTTTAAGGGATCACATCATTACCCTTGCTGCTTTTATCTCTATTGGCATGGTATTAATTTACTATATTATTGTGAGATACAATTTTCTTCAAAATAATTGTGCGATATTTATATACATATTAGTTTATAATTAGTAAAAATGCTTAAAATACAGCATAATTTTAGTCATTCATAGATTATCTAAAATATTGTAAAATAATTACATTTATTATATAATGAAAGAAAACAAATATTAAACTACTTAATATAGATAATATGTCAGTTTGATTTATATAACCTCTTATTTTGCTTAACACTCATTTAACTTAATACTCATTTAACTTAACACTCATATTAGACCCTACAACCCATTCATCTTATTTTGTACTCTCGGAAAAGTATTAAACAGAAAGATATCTGCTTATATAACTTTTCTCTAAATATAAATGTTTTACATATGGGCCAATATCTGTGAATTTTTATTTTCCGAGTGTAAATATTTTATGGGAGGTATTAAGAATGATAAGAGGCAAAAACAAAGTAATTGCATCGGCGCTAACATTATTATTAGTCGCGTCTATGCTAATTACAAATGTATCTGGGCCATTAGGGGTTATGGCAGGTACAAACAGCAGTGTAAGTGCACAAGCTGCTGAGAAATTTTCTACAAAGTTGGAAGCTGAAGATGCAACAATGACCGGAACGATTCAAGTTTCTGACACAAGAGAAGGGTATAGTGGAACAGGATATGCGACAGGATTTACGCAAAGCAATAATAATTCTTGGTCAATCGCTGTAACTATTCCAGTAACAGGGCATTATACTTTTACGATCCGAAGTGCATCTGATAGTTATAAAGAAAATTATCTTTTTATCGATGGTGCACAAGCTGGCACAATTTACAGTACAGGTGATGGTATATGGGGTGATACCGTTATCGAAAGCGTATATTTACAAGCGGGAACTCTGACTTTATCCGTGAAAGAATTTTGGGGTTGGTTCGATTTAGATTATATTTTTATTGAAGCTGGCTCTGGTGTGGATGCTTCTGTTTATCAAGGAGCGACAGCAACCCTTGTAAATCCCAATGCAAATGAGAAAACAAAAAATATAATGGGGTATTTAAAGAGCATTTATGGGAAGCAAACCTTATCTGGACAGTCTGCTACACTTAATGCGAGTACAGAAATTGAAACCCTTTATAAAACGACTGGTAAATATCCAGCGATACGTATGCTAGATTTTATTTTTTGTTCTCCAGCAAGTGATTGGCATTCTACTGGTGAAGTAGATTTAGCTCTTGATTGGGAAGCAAAAGGTGGTTTAACTACTTTTCAATGGCATTGGCATGCACCAAAAGGAGGGGCATCTTTTTATACTGAAAAAACTACATTTGATTTAGCAAAAGCAGTCACAACAGAAGATATTAGCAGAAAGCCTTTATCGGAAGTAAAAGCTATGTATGAAGCTGGTAAGATTTCAGAAGAATGTTATCTTATGGTGAGAGATATTGATGCTATTTCTGGTTATATTGATCAATTACAAGATGCAGGAATCACTATACTTTGGAGACCACTTCATGAAGCAAGTGGCGGATGGTTTTGGTGGGGAGCTGCTGGGTCGGATGCTTATTTATGGCTATATAAGTTGATGTTTGATCGTCAAACATATTATCATCAACTAAATAATTTAATTTGGGTATGGAATGGACAAGGTCAAGATTGGTATCCAGGAGATGAATATTGTGATATTGTTAGTACAGATATTTATGCGGATAAACACAATTATAATGCTCAGACTGCGCAATTTATGAAAACACTAAATTATGCAAATGGAAATAAAATGACTGCACTAAGTGAAAATGGTGTTATGTTAGATCCAGATTTAATGTCTAGAGATAATACATTTTGGCTGTGGTTTGCAGTATGGTATGGCGATTTCCTAATTGACTATTCTGGTAATTTAAACGGAGTATATACAGAAGCATCTATGGTTAAAAAAGTATATAATAGTGAGAAAGTAATTACTTTAGATGAATTACCTGACTTTGATGGGACACTACCAACACCGATTCCTACGATAATACCGACAGCAATACCAACAGCAATACCAACAGCAATTCCGACAATAATACCGACAGTAACACCAGTAGTAACGCCAACGGTAATTCCGACAGTAACACCAACGGTAACGCCAACAATAACGCCAACAATAACGCCAACGGTAATACCAACGATTACACCTACAGTGATACCTACTATGATACCAACAGTAACACCTACCCCAGGTGAATTCACATTATCATTAACGAATAGCGGAAATGCAACAGTGGTATCGAATACGATAAATAATAATTTAAAAATTAAGCATGAAAATGGAAGCGATATTGATTTATCCAAGCTTAGCATCCGTTATTATTATACAAAAGAAGGAGCTGCTACAGAAAACTTTTATTGTGATACTTCTGCAATGCAGTTAAATAAAGCTCCTTGGTATGTAACATATAATTCGGCAGTAAAAGGAACATTTTATTCTATGGTAACACCAATAGCAAACGCAGATTCTTATATTAATATAGCATTTAATACAACAGATAAGCTGTCTGCAGGGGCTACCTTAATGATCAATACTAGAATATCCAAGAGTGACTGGAGTTTATATAACCAGGAAAACGACTATTCGTACGGCGATAGCGCACATATACTGGTATATTATGATGGTAATCTTGTATTAGGTGTAGAGCCATAATTAAATATCGTGAAAATAAAGGCTCTGTGTCAAGTGTTGGGGCGGGTTCTTGTGGAACCCGCTTCTTTACTAGAATCAGAGCTGTTTTTATGTTATTTTCTATAATGTCTGTTTTTGGACATGACAAATAAACCTCGTGCCAGTCTAGCTTTATTTAATTCATACTATGCAATATTCTGGTTCTGAAACGTGGGAAGTTTTTCATACCAAATGATACACGTTTTAGAATTTTAATTTTGTTATTATACCCTTCTGTAGGGCCATTGGTTAATCCGTATTTAAATGCATTTAAAATTCCTTCCGACCAATTACGATAAGTAGCTGCGCATTTCTCAAACTCCTCTAAGCCGGATGTTTCAGCCCATTTAATCCATTCAAAGAATTGTTTTCTTTGTTCTGAGTATTTCTTATTTTGGCATATCGCATAAAACCATTCTTTTAATTTATGAGCTAAGCGAAGATCATCATTGTATTGTAACATTAAATCACATGCATGCTTTTTTTCTTCTTTGAGCTTATAATATCGTGTAAGAATCAACTTTCGACTACGTTTATAGTATTTCCGTAATGCTACAGGCATTGTCTTTTGAAGACGTTTGCGTACCTTTTCAGTAGCCCAAGTTACTTGGCGAATGAAATGATATTTATCAATAATAATGGCAGCATTGGGAAAATAAATTTTAGCTAATTCAACATAAGGCTGCCACATATCACAAACAAAGAATTTCACTCGATATCTTTCTGCGCGATTTAGTCCAGAGAAGTAAGATGATAAGTGAGCCTGTGATCGATTAGGGAGAATATCCATAACAGAAGGTAAGTTTGGATTTACTATAATACATTGATACTTTCCTGCATCTGTATCGCCTTTGAATTCGTCAATAGAAATAGAATTTTTAAGCTTCGGACAGGAATAACTGAGCGTATCAAGAATTCTAGCAACCGTTGAGGGGGATACATTAGTACGCTTAGCGATAGATTTCATGCTTACAAGCTCACGAAGCATATGAGCAATAATATGTGTAAGACGAGTTGTGCGCTGTTGGTATCTTGCTAGAAAAGAGTATTTTTCATAAAACCGTTTGCCACAGGTGCAGATATAACGCCGTTTTCTAAGAACAAGGAAACAGTTTTTAAATTGAAAAGGTAAATCCTTTATTTTTTGATCTCGATAGTCATGAACACGTTTTGTTTGTTTACCACAATTAGGGCAAATATGTTCAGAAGGATTAGTTTCGAGATATATTTTAACAAAAGTATCAGCATGAGTGATATTTTTTATTTTTACCCCTTTTAAATCTAATAATTTATTGATACAATAATTATGCATTATTGCAACCTCCTTGTGATTTGTTTGTCAGACTGGCACGAGGAGGTCTTTTTTTATTGTAATATAAAATGTTGGAGTTTGCACCCCAACATTTATTATAGAACCAAAATAAAAGCAAGGGATGGTTGAAAGGACCACCCCTTGTTTTTATTGAGAGATAAAGGGAAATGAAAAGTTATTCATCCTTGTTTACTTCACATATGTTTCATTCGTCTTTTTTGTGATTAAGGTTCTATTATTTGTGTTTCTTATTCTCATTTTTGTAATCAACGTTCAATTATTTGTGTTCCTTATTTTCTTCTTTGTGATCATCATTTTTTTCTTTGTGTTCTTTATTCCCTTCTTTATGATTATCATTTTTTTCTTTGTGTTCTTTATTCTCTTCTTTATGATCATCATTTTTTTCTCTATGTTCATTTTTCTTTTTATTTGCTATACTTTGATAGCTTTTAATAATTGCTGTTGACTTACCTAAATCCATTAGCTTACGGTAAAGTCCCGGAGCTTTTTGTCTTAAATAGCTTATTTTATCTAAGGTATAATCATAATCTTTTGTTATTGTTTGATAAGTGTTACAATTTAATCTATTATTTAATTGCATTATAAATTCAATCACTGGGGTACGTGTCCGTGGTTGCTGGGTTTTTGGCTTATCGAATATAATGTGTACGGTTAAGTCATCAACACTATAATCGTTTTTTGCATAGCCAGCTGACTTTAATCCACCAAGGAATGCTTTTAACATCTCTTCATTTTTAAATGTAATTTTAGAGTCTAGTGTTAATTCACTTGGTTGACTAAATTCACCAAGTTTAAATGCAGTTAACCACCAATGTGTTTCTTTTCTTGATAGTAAGAACTTTTTATTTTTGTATAAAGTAAATTCAAAATCTAAAAGTTCATCATCGGTTACCGTATTATAAAAAGCACCTTGCACATCGTCTGCATCAATAATATTTGATGAATTATAGACCCCCATCTCGCAGCCTGTATTAAGGCCATATTGTCCTTTCCATAATTCAATAAGCCAGCTCCTACCATCATAGTTGAAATATATTGGTTCGGAATCAACAATCATACTTAAGGTAGCACATCCTTCGTCATATAGTCTGCAGTATCCAAACTCTCGTTGCCAGCAATTCATATTGGAATAGAATAAATCTTTATTAGGATCATATGCAAAGCCATACGGCTCTAAATCTTTATTAAGTTCGTCTACCGTAAGTGGTGGTTGCGATTGGGCATTATTATTAATTAAGACTCCTTGTATTGGTTTTAAAATAGTGTCTTTTATCGGAATTAAATTAATATTGTTTAACTTAAATCTATTCGATGCAATACGTGTATCATCGGGATCTTGATATATAGGTGTCGTATAATTATCATCGTTACGGAAATTTAAATGCTTATCTTGTGTAAAGTGATTCTTCAAAATTTCATTTAAATTTGTTTTTCGATTAATTCTAGGTGCCCTTTTAATTTTCTTATTGGCCTTTTTTAATTTTTTTGTATGGCGTCGTTCATTTTTATTAGATTTCATGTGATGAGAATCAGTATCACGTTCTCTTATATCGGTATCTCCTGTAACAGTATTATAGTCATTCTTATCATTATAGCCATTATTATCGTTATACTTATCATTATCACTATAGTCATTATTATCGATATACTTATCATTATCACTATAGTCATTATTATCGCTATACTGACTATTATCACTATAGTCATTATTATCGTTATACTTATCATTATCACTATAGTCATTATTATCACTATACTTATTATCATTGCTATAGCCATTATTATCATTATAGTTGTAACCATCAAATCGGCTATAGGAATCAGGATCATATCCAGTATAATTGTACATTCTAGAATTCTTGCGTAGATTATTTTCAGATTGATTTCTTCTACGATCATCGGAGTCAAAAATTAGTGCTCCTGTTTTATCATATCTCATTTGACGACATGATGTGTTGTTACAAGTATTTCTTCTACAGTTAAATAAAGGATTACAGC
This window contains:
- a CDS encoding peptidoglycan-binding protein produces the protein MLPFTRKNRLRIAVVGAVVGLSSSVVAPNFLIKENTVEASKKAAIVSQQHDLIEDNDSALSLASNVLGATNISDYTLNNVLRDSNNTENNITYKANDSDSNVDALANNENADDVTASADANEAETDKSADTNESTDEENVVSTLSTEDQEDAGEDVVDDAEDGETDAETTVEEDPAPMFYTIGVKHSSVIAIQERLMDLGFMEYAEPTDYYGTITSEAVMMFQRQQDLKQDGILGPETYATLLSDDAKHYAAKLGMDGNDIKRIQQRLYEMGYLTSADMVTGHFGDVTEAAVKKMQENNGLSADGKVGVQTVELLYSEAAKPNLIVYGEKSDIVLEAQNRLKELGYLTTTPDGTYGNDTLIAVKQFQSRNDLIVDGFLGPSTRQVLNSSSAVPNGLSLGDNSDAVKRVQELLNKYGYISSSNMTGYFGEVTEDAVKAFQKNNGLTADGNVGVMTMNKLTSGDATPASSSSSSSSSSSSSNSNASNTNSSSSSSSSNSSSNSSSNSGSSSSSSSSSSSSSSSTSNSSVSALISIAKSKVGTPYVLGAKGPNAFDCSGFIYWCLNQVGIKQSYLTSSGWRNVGKYKRISSLSDVRAGDIIVVKGHVGIAAGNGMVIDASSSQGRIVYRDINSWWSSRFIVAWRIFD
- a CDS encoding glycosyl hydrolase, with product MIRGKNKVIASALTLLLVASMLITNVSGPLGVMAGTNSSVSAQAAEKFSTKLEAEDATMTGTIQVSDTREGYSGTGYATGFTQSNNNSWSIAVTIPVTGHYTFTIRSASDSYKENYLFIDGAQAGTIYSTGDGIWGDTVIESVYLQAGTLTLSVKEFWGWFDLDYIFIEAGSGVDASVYQGATATLVNPNANEKTKNIMGYLKSIYGKQTLSGQSATLNASTEIETLYKTTGKYPAIRMLDFIFCSPASDWHSTGEVDLALDWEAKGGLTTFQWHWHAPKGGASFYTEKTTFDLAKAVTTEDISRKPLSEVKAMYEAGKISEECYLMVRDIDAISGYIDQLQDAGITILWRPLHEASGGWFWWGAAGSDAYLWLYKLMFDRQTYYHQLNNLIWVWNGQGQDWYPGDEYCDIVSTDIYADKHNYNAQTAQFMKTLNYANGNKMTALSENGVMLDPDLMSRDNTFWLWFAVWYGDFLIDYSGNLNGVYTEASMVKKVYNSEKVITLDELPDFDGTLPTPIPTIIPTAIPTAIPTAIPTIIPTVTPVVTPTVIPTVTPTVTPTITPTITPTVIPTITPTVIPTMIPTVTPTPGEFTLSLTNSGNATVVSNTINNNLKIKHENGSDIDLSKLSIRYYYTKEGAATENFYCDTSAMQLNKAPWYVTYNSAVKGTFYSMVTPIANADSYINIAFNTTDKLSAGATLMINTRISKSDWSLYNQENDYSYGDSAHILVYYDGNLVLGVEP
- a CDS encoding ISL3 family transposase, whose protein sequence is MHNYCINKLLDLKGVKIKNITHADTFVKIYLETNPSEHICPNCGKQTKRVHDYRDQKIKDLPFQFKNCFLVLRKRRYICTCGKRFYEKYSFLARYQQRTTRLTHIIAHMLRELVSMKSIAKRTNVSPSTVARILDTLSYSCPKLKNSISIDEFKGDTDAGKYQCIIVNPNLPSVMDILPNRSQAHLSSYFSGLNRAERYRVKFFVCDMWQPYVELAKIYFPNAAIIIDKYHFIRQVTWATEKVRKRLQKTMPVALRKYYKRSRKLILTRYYKLKEEKKHACDLMLQYNDDLRLAHKLKEWFYAICQNKKYSEQRKQFFEWIKWAETSGLEEFEKCAATYRNWSEGILNAFKYGLTNGPTEGYNNKIKILKRVSFGMKNFPRFRTRILHSMN
- a CDS encoding DUF4474 domain-containing protein is translated as MLTLSAIKLSNVFTLITTVNPIFIKLYCTICFYIIFTGLISTVVLKLIKKIRKSNCNESSLMCCSLDSNYSFNNNVQDDDPEINSFSLQNARQNNWNGNPCFRRSRCNNNAMINRRRCCNPLFNCRRNTCNNTSCRQMRYDKTGALIFDSDDRRRNQSENNLRKNSRMYNYTGYDPDSYSRFDGYNYNDNNGYSNDNKYSDNNDYSDNDKYNDNNDYSDNSQYSDNNDYSDNDKYIDNNDYSDNDKYNDNNGYNDKNDYNTVTGDTDIRERDTDSHHMKSNKNERRHTKKLKKANKKIKRAPRINRKTNLNEILKNHFTQDKHLNFRNDDNYTTPIYQDPDDTRIASNRFKLNNINLIPIKDTILKPIQGVLINNNAQSQPPLTVDELNKDLEPYGFAYDPNKDLFYSNMNCWQREFGYCRLYDEGCATLSMIVDSEPIYFNYDGRSWLIELWKGQYGLNTGCEMGVYNSSNIIDADDVQGAFYNTVTDDELLDFEFTLYKNKKFLLSRKETHWWLTAFKLGEFSQPSELTLDSKITFKNEEMLKAFLGGLKSAGYAKNDYSVDDLTVHIIFDKPKTQQPRTRTPVIEFIMQLNNRLNCNTYQTITKDYDYTLDKISYLRQKAPGLYRKLMDLGKSTAIIKSYQSIANKKKNEHREKNDDHKEENKEHKEKNDNHKEGNKEHKEKNDDHKEENKEHK